One genomic region from Lepidochelys kempii isolate rLepKem1 chromosome 19, rLepKem1.hap2, whole genome shotgun sequence encodes:
- the RSRP1 gene encoding arginine/serine-rich protein 1 isoform X2, translating into MEQGCLPRRRHRPGSCAGDPANWRRSPQVVSHRSPQVVSQRSQEQQGRPAAPNGTETGCSRTSVKTDTISKGTLTEKRQANKKTEDMTNYMDDLTLSSPKERDSRSKSKTSQGRSSLKSSSRSSCSSQSSSSTSASSRSWSRSRSRSISRASRNVSRRCRRYSRSYSRSRSRSRSLQYRGRYHPRTYRRCYRSPPRYRSRSRSRSHGRPYYRRAFSRSRSRSRGRRYYGFGRTIYPEAYRSWRSRSRTRSRSGTPLRLSEKEKRELLEIAKANAAKALGTDNIVLPASLRVYSLSKETNGGKCGSEDSAESTEQSRRLTEDLTKSGTEGSPAVKGLSFSPNDTMAKPILQKPASLC; encoded by the exons ATGGAACAGGGCTGTCTCCCCAGGCGCCGCCACAGGCCAGGGTCGTGTGCGGGAGACCCGGCCAACTGGAGACG GAGCCCccaggtggtgtcccacaggAGCCCCCAGGTGGTGTCCCAAaggagccaggagcagcaggggcgTCCTGCGGCCCCCAACG gAACCGAGACTGGATGTTCTAGAACATCAGTCAAAACAGATACAATCTCCAAAGGCACTCTCACAGAAAAACGGCAGGCAAACAAAAAGACAGAGGATATGACAAATTACATGGATGATTTAACTCTAAGCTCACCAAAAGAGAGAGATTCTCGCTCAAAGTCCAAAACTAGTCAGGGCAGATCATCTTTAAAATCATCTAGCAGATCATCTTGTAGTTCACAATCTAGTTCAAGCACTTCAGCTTCCTCAAGGAGTTGGAGCAGGTCTCGAAGCAGATCAATATCACGAGCTAGTAGAAATGTTTCCAGAAGGTGTAGAAGATACTCAAGATCGTATTCCAGAAGTCGATCAAGATCACGCAGCCTTCAATACAGAGGAAGGTACCATCCTAGAACCTACAGGAGATGCTACCGTTCTCCTCCAAGGTATAGATCACGCAGCAGGTCCCGGTCTCATGGAAGACCATATTATAGAAGAGCTTTTTCAAGAAGCAGATCACGATCAAGAGGACGAAGATACTATGGATTTGGGAGAACCATATATCCTGAGGCTTACAGAAGTTGGAGAAGCAGATCACGAACAAGATCTCGAAGCGGAACACCTCTGCGCTTAAGTGAAAAAG AGAAGAGGGAACTCTTAGAAATTGCAAAGGCTAATGCTGCAAAAGCCCTGGGAACAGATAACATAGTCTTGCCAGCTAGCTTGAGAGTCTACAGCCTATCCAAAGAGACAAATGGTGGAAAATGCGGAAGTGAAGATTCTGCTGAGTCCACTGAG CAATCCAGAAGACTAACAGAAGACTTAACCAAAAGTGGAACTGAGGGATCTCCTGCAGTGAAAGGCTTATCTTTCAGCCCTAAT GACACAATGGCAAAGCCAATACTCCAGAAACCAGCAAGTCTCTGTTAA
- the RSRP1 gene encoding arginine/serine-rich protein 1 isoform X1, whose amino-acid sequence MTNYMDDLTLSSPKERDSRSKSKTSQGRSSLKSSSRSSCSSQSSSSTSASSRSWSRSRSRSISRASRNVSRRCRRYSRSYSRSRSRSRSLQYRGRYHPRTYRRCYRSPPRYRSRSRSRSHGRPYYRRAFSRSRSRSRGRRYYGFGRTIYPEAYRSWRSRSRTRSRSGTPLRLSEKEKRELLEIAKANAAKALGTDNIVLPASLRVYSLSKETNGGKCGSEDSAESTEQSRRLTEDLTKSGTEGSPAVKGLSFSPNDTMAKPILQKPASLC is encoded by the exons ATGACAAATTACATGGATGATTTAACTCTAAGCTCACCAAAAGAGAGAGATTCTCGCTCAAAGTCCAAAACTAGTCAGGGCAGATCATCTTTAAAATCATCTAGCAGATCATCTTGTAGTTCACAATCTAGTTCAAGCACTTCAGCTTCCTCAAGGAGTTGGAGCAGGTCTCGAAGCAGATCAATATCACGAGCTAGTAGAAATGTTTCCAGAAGGTGTAGAAGATACTCAAGATCGTATTCCAGAAGTCGATCAAGATCACGCAGCCTTCAATACAGAGGAAGGTACCATCCTAGAACCTACAGGAGATGCTACCGTTCTCCTCCAAGGTATAGATCACGCAGCAGGTCCCGGTCTCATGGAAGACCATATTATAGAAGAGCTTTTTCAAGAAGCAGATCACGATCAAGAGGACGAAGATACTATGGATTTGGGAGAACCATATATCCTGAGGCTTACAGAAGTTGGAGAAGCAGATCACGAACAAGATCTCGAAGCGGAACACCTCTGCGCTTAAGTGAAAAAG AGAAGAGGGAACTCTTAGAAATTGCAAAGGCTAATGCTGCAAAAGCCCTGGGAACAGATAACATAGTCTTGCCAGCTAGCTTGAGAGTCTACAGCCTATCCAAAGAGACAAATGGTGGAAAATGCGGAAGTGAAGATTCTGCTGAGTCCACTGAG CAATCCAGAAGACTAACAGAAGACTTAACCAAAAGTGGAACTGAGGGATCTCCTGCAGTGAAAGGCTTATCTTTCAGCCCTAAT GACACAATGGCAAAGCCAATACTCCAGAAACCAGCAAGTCTCTGTTAA
- the RSRP1 gene encoding arginine/serine-rich protein 1 isoform X4: MDLVFRKSSPFISQLGTETGCSRTSVKTDTISKGTLTEKRQANKKTEDMTNYMDDLTLSSPKERDSRSKSKTSQGRSSLKSSSRSSCSSQSSSSTSASSRSWSRSRSRSISRASRNVSRRCRRYSRSYSRSRSRSRSLQYRGRYHPRTYRRCYRSPPRYRSRSRSRSHGRPYYRRAFSRSRSRSRGRRYYGFGRTIYPEAYRSWRSRSRTRSRSGTPLRLSEKEKRELLEIAKANAAKALGTDNIVLPASLRVYSLSKETNGGKCGSEDSAESTEQSRRLTEDLTKSGTEGSPAVKGLSFSPNDTMAKPILQKPASLC; the protein is encoded by the exons ATGGACCTCGTCTTCAGGAAATCCTCTCCTTTCATCTCGCAGTTAG gAACCGAGACTGGATGTTCTAGAACATCAGTCAAAACAGATACAATCTCCAAAGGCACTCTCACAGAAAAACGGCAGGCAAACAAAAAGACAGAGGATATGACAAATTACATGGATGATTTAACTCTAAGCTCACCAAAAGAGAGAGATTCTCGCTCAAAGTCCAAAACTAGTCAGGGCAGATCATCTTTAAAATCATCTAGCAGATCATCTTGTAGTTCACAATCTAGTTCAAGCACTTCAGCTTCCTCAAGGAGTTGGAGCAGGTCTCGAAGCAGATCAATATCACGAGCTAGTAGAAATGTTTCCAGAAGGTGTAGAAGATACTCAAGATCGTATTCCAGAAGTCGATCAAGATCACGCAGCCTTCAATACAGAGGAAGGTACCATCCTAGAACCTACAGGAGATGCTACCGTTCTCCTCCAAGGTATAGATCACGCAGCAGGTCCCGGTCTCATGGAAGACCATATTATAGAAGAGCTTTTTCAAGAAGCAGATCACGATCAAGAGGACGAAGATACTATGGATTTGGGAGAACCATATATCCTGAGGCTTACAGAAGTTGGAGAAGCAGATCACGAACAAGATCTCGAAGCGGAACACCTCTGCGCTTAAGTGAAAAAG AGAAGAGGGAACTCTTAGAAATTGCAAAGGCTAATGCTGCAAAAGCCCTGGGAACAGATAACATAGTCTTGCCAGCTAGCTTGAGAGTCTACAGCCTATCCAAAGAGACAAATGGTGGAAAATGCGGAAGTGAAGATTCTGCTGAGTCCACTGAG CAATCCAGAAGACTAACAGAAGACTTAACCAAAAGTGGAACTGAGGGATCTCCTGCAGTGAAAGGCTTATCTTTCAGCCCTAAT GACACAATGGCAAAGCCAATACTCCAGAAACCAGCAAGTCTCTGTTAA
- the RSRP1 gene encoding arginine/serine-rich protein 1 isoform X3 yields the protein MEQGCLPRRRHRPGSCAGDPANWRRSPQVVSQRSQEQQGRPAAPNGTETGCSRTSVKTDTISKGTLTEKRQANKKTEDMTNYMDDLTLSSPKERDSRSKSKTSQGRSSLKSSSRSSCSSQSSSSTSASSRSWSRSRSRSISRASRNVSRRCRRYSRSYSRSRSRSRSLQYRGRYHPRTYRRCYRSPPRYRSRSRSRSHGRPYYRRAFSRSRSRSRGRRYYGFGRTIYPEAYRSWRSRSRTRSRSGTPLRLSEKEKRELLEIAKANAAKALGTDNIVLPASLRVYSLSKETNGGKCGSEDSAESTEQSRRLTEDLTKSGTEGSPAVKGLSFSPNDTMAKPILQKPASLC from the exons ATGGAACAGGGCTGTCTCCCCAGGCGCCGCCACAGGCCAGGGTCGTGTGCGGGAGACCCGGCCAACTGGAGACG gAGCCCCCAGGTGGTGTCCCAAaggagccaggagcagcaggggcgTCCTGCGGCCCCCAACG gAACCGAGACTGGATGTTCTAGAACATCAGTCAAAACAGATACAATCTCCAAAGGCACTCTCACAGAAAAACGGCAGGCAAACAAAAAGACAGAGGATATGACAAATTACATGGATGATTTAACTCTAAGCTCACCAAAAGAGAGAGATTCTCGCTCAAAGTCCAAAACTAGTCAGGGCAGATCATCTTTAAAATCATCTAGCAGATCATCTTGTAGTTCACAATCTAGTTCAAGCACTTCAGCTTCCTCAAGGAGTTGGAGCAGGTCTCGAAGCAGATCAATATCACGAGCTAGTAGAAATGTTTCCAGAAGGTGTAGAAGATACTCAAGATCGTATTCCAGAAGTCGATCAAGATCACGCAGCCTTCAATACAGAGGAAGGTACCATCCTAGAACCTACAGGAGATGCTACCGTTCTCCTCCAAGGTATAGATCACGCAGCAGGTCCCGGTCTCATGGAAGACCATATTATAGAAGAGCTTTTTCAAGAAGCAGATCACGATCAAGAGGACGAAGATACTATGGATTTGGGAGAACCATATATCCTGAGGCTTACAGAAGTTGGAGAAGCAGATCACGAACAAGATCTCGAAGCGGAACACCTCTGCGCTTAAGTGAAAAAG AGAAGAGGGAACTCTTAGAAATTGCAAAGGCTAATGCTGCAAAAGCCCTGGGAACAGATAACATAGTCTTGCCAGCTAGCTTGAGAGTCTACAGCCTATCCAAAGAGACAAATGGTGGAAAATGCGGAAGTGAAGATTCTGCTGAGTCCACTGAG CAATCCAGAAGACTAACAGAAGACTTAACCAAAAGTGGAACTGAGGGATCTCCTGCAGTGAAAGGCTTATCTTTCAGCCCTAAT GACACAATGGCAAAGCCAATACTCCAGAAACCAGCAAGTCTCTGTTAA